A genomic region of Enterococcus sp. 12C11_DIV0727 contains the following coding sequences:
- a CDS encoding ABC transporter ATP-binding protein, with amino-acid sequence MAYIDVINEYKRYHMGDTTIAANDGITFSVEKGEVAVILGPSGAGKSTVLNILGGMDSCDEGQIVIDGTDIAKFNEKQLTTYRRNDVGFVFQFYNLVPNLTTKENVELASQIVSDALNPEEVLKSVGLGARLDNFPAQLSGGEQQRVTIARAIAKRPKLLLCDEPTGALDYETGKQILTILQETARNTGTTVIIITHNSALAPMADRVIRINDAKVRNVTINEVPKPVSEIEW; translated from the coding sequence ATGGCATATATCGATGTAATAAATGAATATAAAAGATATCATATGGGAGATACCACAATTGCTGCAAATGATGGGATTACTTTTTCGGTAGAAAAAGGAGAAGTCGCAGTTATTTTAGGTCCGAGCGGTGCTGGTAAATCAACTGTATTGAACATTTTAGGTGGTATGGATTCATGTGACGAAGGACAAATCGTCATTGATGGAACGGATATTGCAAAATTCAATGAGAAGCAATTAACAACGTATCGTCGAAATGATGTTGGTTTTGTTTTTCAATTTTACAATCTAGTCCCGAATTTAACAACAAAAGAAAATGTTGAATTAGCGTCGCAAATTGTTTCAGATGCCTTAAATCCAGAAGAAGTGTTAAAATCTGTTGGCTTAGGTGCACGACTGGATAATTTTCCAGCACAATTATCGGGAGGCGAACAACAGCGTGTGACGATTGCCAGAGCGATTGCTAAACGCCCTAAACTATTATTGTGTGATGAGCCAACGGGTGCACTTGATTATGAAACGGGTAAGCAAATTTTAACAATTTTACAAGAAACTGCTCGTAATACTGGCACAACTGTGATCATTATTACCCATAATTCTGCCCTTGCCCCAATGGCAGATCGTGTGATCCGTATCAATGATGCAAAAGTTCGAAACGTGACAATCAATGAAGTACCAAAGCCCGTATCTGAGATAGAATGGTAG
- a CDS encoding ABC transporter permease, with translation MLKKTALLKTSFREIKQSKTRFISIMGIIFLGVMVFVGLKATGPDMTQTATNYYQKQKLPDARIVSTLGLTDNDINAVKQVKEVETVFPRYTKDLAISERNVAVKFVSYDLKEKQPLIDYKVVSGRMPEKSGEIVLDDLAQLRGHYKLGETLTLSKEDNQDQALRKDRFKIVGFVQSPEYIENTSRGNTTIGKGSLDFFAVIPKEDLDLSTYTEILVSFKGLNSIDSYSSVYKDKRVAAVTSVEQAMEKRPEQRVQEIREESKASFDKAQKGITEGENALKDAEAKLQSSEQTLSAGKQELAQAQAAYTQQITAAENELATNQLTITEGENELAAQKSLLETKQNELAQATAKVTEGQNALPGLQQQRNELATSNESLNQFVNGYQSLGASVALLDRVPDELLAESIADAAPQLQGAVQSLGAPAELTTAINQLISQPERNNIAGVMGVINGALANLSGQQAQATEGLQTLDQTIATINQSITQYNDGQQQLDQAAAQIAQAQAQLESGKAQLAAGQAQLEQSKVDGQAKLNEAQAKIDQGQTAYDQGLAEFEKKKTETIPKLNNAKQQLEEKQKELADLKAADYYYFTRDDNPGYSEYEDNAKRISSLSTFFPIFFFLIAALVSLTTMTRMVEEKRMEIGSLKALGYRNGEIAFKFLVYAAIASICGAVLGLFVGYYLFPTIIFDAYGQLYNIPDFVTPWYLSYSLIGILVALLCTAGAAMVVLRIDLFSTPASLLRPKAPKAGQRIWLERIKPIWNRLSFIQKVTARNLFRYKQRMLMTVLGIAGCMALIITGFGLKDSISDIVEVQFNKIWHYQAIVTFKDEASEQATQQYQEVLDKVEGLKKTMPLYVESLKTTNNSNAKQDVSIYVPENPKEIDQFILFNDRQSGDKYQLTDDGVIINEKLANLFHYKTGDTLVLKDSDNKEYKLKINAIAENYTGHFAYMSPVYYEKIMKKAPRYNTEFLLFDQAPSEKVEASIGKELMENQKVLNVSFLSISSDALDDTIHSLNIVVWVLITVSGLLAFIVLYNLTNINISERIRELSTIKVLGFYDNEVTMYVYRENIILTLIGIFFGCFFGKLVHSYVLTTVEVDMLMFSPTIHWLSYFYSALLTLFFTLLVMVFMHRKLKKVDMIEALKSNE, from the coding sequence GTGTTGAAAAAAACAGCCTTACTTAAAACTAGTTTTCGTGAAATCAAACAATCAAAAACGCGCTTTATTTCGATCATGGGTATTATTTTTCTAGGCGTGATGGTTTTTGTTGGTTTAAAAGCGACAGGACCTGATATGACTCAGACCGCAACTAACTACTATCAAAAACAAAAGTTACCCGATGCTCGGATCGTTTCAACGCTTGGCTTAACGGATAACGATATTAACGCGGTTAAACAGGTGAAAGAGGTCGAAACGGTTTTCCCTAGATACACAAAAGATTTAGCTATCAGTGAACGCAATGTAGCGGTGAAATTTGTTAGCTATGATCTAAAAGAAAAACAACCTTTGATTGATTATAAAGTGGTTAGCGGACGTATGCCTGAAAAAAGTGGAGAAATTGTTTTAGATGACCTGGCGCAATTACGCGGGCACTATAAATTAGGCGAAACATTAACCCTTTCAAAAGAAGACAATCAAGATCAGGCTTTGAGAAAAGATCGATTCAAAATCGTCGGATTTGTCCAATCACCTGAATATATTGAAAATACATCAAGAGGAAATACAACGATCGGTAAAGGTTCTTTAGATTTTTTTGCAGTAATTCCTAAAGAAGATCTGGATCTTTCGACGTATACTGAAATTTTGGTGTCTTTCAAAGGATTAAACAGTATTGACAGTTACTCGTCAGTTTACAAGGATAAACGTGTTGCTGCAGTTACCTCTGTTGAACAAGCAATGGAAAAACGACCTGAACAACGGGTACAGGAAATTCGAGAAGAATCAAAAGCTTCTTTTGACAAAGCGCAAAAAGGAATTACAGAGGGTGAAAATGCTTTAAAAGATGCTGAAGCTAAATTACAATCGAGCGAACAGACCTTATCTGCTGGTAAACAAGAATTAGCCCAAGCTCAAGCTGCTTACACCCAACAAATCACAGCTGCAGAGAATGAACTAGCAACAAATCAATTGACTATTACAGAGGGTGAAAATGAGCTCGCTGCGCAAAAAAGTCTACTTGAAACAAAGCAAAATGAATTAGCTCAAGCTACAGCAAAAGTTACTGAAGGACAAAACGCATTACCTGGTTTACAACAACAACGTAATGAACTAGCAACATCCAATGAATCATTGAATCAGTTCGTTAATGGTTATCAAAGTTTAGGTGCATCAGTTGCTCTATTAGATCGAGTGCCTGATGAATTATTAGCAGAAAGTATTGCTGATGCAGCACCCCAACTTCAAGGAGCAGTTCAAAGCTTAGGTGCACCAGCTGAACTAACAACGGCGATCAATCAATTGATCAGTCAACCTGAAAGAAACAATATTGCAGGTGTTATGGGTGTAATCAACGGTGCTTTAGCAAATTTATCAGGCCAACAAGCTCAGGCAACGGAAGGGTTACAAACACTAGATCAAACAATTGCTACCATCAATCAGTCGATTACACAGTATAACGATGGTCAACAACAACTAGATCAAGCCGCAGCTCAAATTGCTCAAGCACAAGCCCAACTAGAGTCTGGAAAAGCACAATTAGCAGCTGGTCAAGCACAATTAGAACAATCCAAAGTAGATGGTCAGGCGAAATTAAATGAAGCGCAAGCCAAAATTGATCAAGGTCAAACAGCTTATGATCAAGGTCTTGCTGAATTCGAAAAGAAAAAAACGGAAACGATCCCTAAATTGAATAATGCTAAACAACAACTGGAAGAGAAACAAAAAGAATTAGCTGATTTAAAAGCAGCAGATTATTATTACTTTACAAGAGATGATAATCCAGGTTATTCAGAATATGAAGATAACGCTAAGCGTATTTCTTCTTTATCAACTTTTTTTCCGATTTTCTTTTTCTTGATTGCGGCTTTAGTGAGTTTAACGACAATGACGCGTATGGTCGAAGAAAAACGAATGGAAATCGGTAGCCTGAAAGCGTTAGGCTATCGAAATGGTGAAATTGCCTTTAAGTTTTTAGTGTATGCGGCAATTGCCAGTATCTGTGGCGCTGTTTTAGGATTATTTGTTGGTTACTATTTATTCCCAACGATTATCTTTGATGCATATGGACAATTGTATAATATTCCTGATTTTGTTACTCCTTGGTATTTAAGTTACAGTTTGATTGGGATTTTAGTAGCGCTTCTATGTACGGCAGGTGCTGCGATGGTGGTTCTACGCATTGATTTATTCAGTACGCCAGCTAGTCTGTTGCGCCCTAAGGCACCAAAAGCAGGGCAAAGAATTTGGTTAGAGCGAATCAAACCAATTTGGAATCGATTGAGTTTTATTCAAAAAGTTACGGCACGCAATTTATTCCGTTACAAACAACGGATGTTGATGACGGTATTAGGTATTGCGGGCTGCATGGCATTGATTATTACAGGTTTTGGATTAAAAGATTCCATTTCTGATATTGTCGAAGTACAATTTAATAAAATTTGGCATTATCAAGCAATCGTAACGTTTAAAGATGAAGCATCTGAGCAAGCAACGCAGCAATATCAAGAGGTATTGGACAAAGTCGAAGGCTTGAAAAAAACCATGCCATTATATGTGGAATCTTTAAAAACAACGAATAATTCGAATGCTAAGCAAGATGTTTCAATCTATGTACCGGAGAATCCTAAAGAAATTGATCAGTTTATTTTATTCAACGATCGACAATCGGGAGATAAGTACCAATTGACCGATGATGGTGTGATCATTAATGAAAAACTAGCTAACCTATTTCATTATAAAACGGGTGATACTCTTGTTTTGAAAGATAGTGATAATAAAGAATACAAGCTTAAAATCAATGCGATAGCTGAAAATTACACGGGACATTTTGCGTATATGTCACCAGTTTATTATGAAAAAATAATGAAAAAAGCGCCACGCTATAACACAGAATTTTTACTTTTTGATCAGGCGCCAAGTGAGAAAGTTGAGGCAAGCATTGGTAAAGAATTGATGGAAAACCAAAAAGTATTAAATGTTTCCTTCCTATCCATTTCAAGTGATGCTTTAGATGATACGATTCACAGTTTAAATATTGTCGTGTGGGTCTTAATCACGGTATCCGGTTTATTGGCCTTTATCGTGTTATATAATTTGACCAATATTAATATTTCCGAACGAATCCGAGAACTTTCTACTATTAAGGTATTAGGTTTTTATGATAATGAAGTAACGATGTATGTGTATCGTGAAAATATTATTTTAACGTTGATCGGTATTTTCTTCGGTTGCTTCTTTGGAAAATTGGTTCACAGTTATGTCTTGACGACGGTTGAAGTTGATATGCTGATGTTCTCACCAACGATCCACTGGTTGAGTTACTTCTACTCAGCGCTACTCACATTATTCTTTACATTACTAGTTATGGTTTTCATGCATAGAAAGTTGAAAAAAGTTGATATGATTGAAGCATTAAAATCAAATGAATAA
- a CDS encoding flotillin family protein, which translates to MELGILGPIVLVVFILLMMLIVFISKYQTAKPDEALIISGSYLGSKNVHADERGNKIKIVRGGGAFVLPVFQRSNRISLLSSKLDVSTPEVYTEQGVPVMCDGTSIIKIGSSVEEIATAAEQFLGKTREELENEAREVLEGHLRSILGSMTVEEIYQNRDKFSQSVQEVASVDLAKMGLIIVSFTIKEVRDKNGYLDSLGKPRIAQVKRDADIAEAEAWKETRIKKAEAEKESQQAELQRQTEIAEASKEKELKLATYKEAQDIAKAKADQAYNLETAKAQQEVIAQEMEVKVIERQKQIELEEKEIVRREKQYDSEVKKKADADRYAKEQEALAQKAREVAEAEAERFRVESLAEAEANQTRLAGQAEAESILARGAAEAEAKQKIADAFKEYGEAAVLSMVMEMLPQLMKEAAQPLSNIDKISVVDTGGGGENAGANRITNYATNLLAGTQETLKETTGLDVKELIENFSKKGTNSNVNFYGEDPSSDKE; encoded by the coding sequence ATGGAATTAGGTATTTTAGGACCAATTGTTTTGGTTGTGTTTATTTTATTGATGATGTTGATCGTTTTTATTTCAAAATATCAAACAGCTAAACCAGATGAAGCGTTAATCATTAGTGGTAGTTATTTAGGGAGCAAGAATGTCCATGCTGATGAGCGAGGTAATAAAATAAAAATTGTTCGTGGTGGTGGGGCTTTTGTATTACCTGTCTTCCAACGTTCAAACAGAATCAGCTTATTATCTAGTAAGTTAGATGTATCGACGCCAGAAGTATACACAGAGCAAGGGGTTCCTGTTATGTGTGATGGAACATCGATCATCAAGATCGGTTCTTCAGTAGAAGAAATTGCTACAGCCGCAGAACAATTCTTAGGCAAAACTCGTGAAGAACTTGAAAATGAAGCACGAGAAGTACTAGAAGGACATCTACGTTCAATCTTAGGTTCTATGACTGTCGAAGAAATTTATCAAAATCGTGATAAATTCAGCCAAAGTGTACAGGAAGTTGCCAGTGTCGACTTAGCAAAAATGGGGTTGATTATCGTATCATTTACCATCAAAGAAGTTCGAGACAAAAACGGTTATTTAGATTCTTTAGGGAAACCTCGGATCGCCCAAGTAAAACGTGATGCAGATATCGCTGAAGCTGAAGCTTGGAAAGAAACGCGAATCAAAAAAGCCGAAGCGGAAAAAGAATCACAACAAGCTGAATTACAACGTCAGACTGAAATCGCTGAAGCTTCAAAAGAAAAAGAATTAAAATTAGCTACCTACAAAGAAGCACAAGATATTGCAAAAGCTAAGGCTGACCAAGCCTATAACTTAGAGACAGCTAAAGCCCAACAGGAAGTTATTGCTCAAGAGATGGAAGTTAAAGTCATCGAGCGTCAAAAACAAATCGAGTTGGAAGAAAAAGAAATCGTTCGTCGTGAAAAACAATACGATTCAGAAGTGAAGAAAAAAGCGGATGCCGATCGTTATGCTAAAGAACAAGAAGCGTTAGCACAAAAGGCCCGTGAAGTAGCGGAAGCCGAAGCTGAACGTTTCCGAGTGGAATCATTAGCGGAAGCCGAAGCCAATCAAACACGACTTGCAGGTCAAGCAGAAGCTGAGTCAATTTTAGCTCGTGGTGCTGCCGAAGCCGAAGCGAAACAAAAAATCGCCGATGCTTTCAAGGAATACGGCGAAGCAGCTGTTTTAAGTATGGTTATGGAAATGTTACCACAATTAATGAAAGAAGCCGCACAACCACTTAGCAACATTGATAAAATTTCAGTTGTTGATACAGGTGGCGGTGGCGAAAATGCCGGAGCAAACCGTATTACGAACTATGCTACAAACTTATTAGCTGGCACACAAGAAACATTAAAAGAAACAACAGGCTTAGATGTGAAAGAATTGATTGAAAATTTCTCTAAAAAGGGAACGAACAGTAATGTGAATTTCTATGGAGAAGATCCATCTAGCGATAAAGAATAG
- a CDS encoding FUSC family protein codes for MEVGPFRLGMRTLKTALAVMLCIILFKVFDRGAPMIAALAAVFSLRQDLTTSLTFGKSRILGNTLGGGLAIVYFLVKDLFSNDFLVELFLLPFLVIIVIVISDGMNNNSGIISAIATLLLISLSIPQGESFYFALSRVIDTFIGTFIGIGLNFFFKPKPTEEKHEIDEDLAELAKKEKELEELKQKVQARVEAEKDNERK; via the coding sequence ATGGAAGTCGGTCCTTTTCGTTTAGGTATGCGCACATTGAAAACAGCTTTAGCTGTTATGCTATGTATTATTTTATTTAAAGTATTCGATCGGGGCGCACCGATGATTGCGGCTTTAGCTGCCGTTTTTTCATTACGGCAAGATTTAACAACTAGCCTTACATTTGGAAAATCAAGGATTCTTGGGAATACCTTAGGTGGCGGTTTAGCTATCGTGTATTTTTTAGTGAAGGATCTTTTTTCCAATGACTTTTTGGTCGAACTGTTTTTATTACCCTTCTTAGTCATAATCGTGATCGTCATCTCTGATGGGATGAACAATAATTCGGGAATCATTTCGGCAATTGCTACTTTACTACTGATTTCGTTAAGTATTCCTCAAGGAGAGTCGTTTTATTTTGCTTTATCAAGGGTGATCGATACCTTCATTGGAACCTTTATCGGGATTGGACTAAACTTTTTCTTTAAGCCAAAACCAACGGAAGAAAAACATGAAATCGATGAAGATTTAGCCGAATTGGCCAAGAAAGAAAAAGAGTTGGAAGAACTGAAACAGAAAGTTCAAGCACGGGTTGAAGCAGAAAAAGATAATGAACGGAAATAA
- a CDS encoding aromatic acid exporter family protein, protein MKIGLRTVKTAVSATLSMIVAGSLGLLYPASAGIISVLSVTNTKKTSLLTGLYRLLSLALATAIAYLCFSILGFNAFAFGVFLLLFIPGAVYFKLSDGIVVSSVLVTQYLVEQDLSWTIIGNEFLLMTIGVGFALLMNLYMPDTEKRLKEDQEVIETMFRKILNNMAAYLNQHVKERDLFEKCNDLKAFIRTGENWAKNHAENQLISSNHYYIEYFTMRRLQSNHLKDMLRILENITVEPEQVGNIQELLQYTAETFAENNDGQEILDRIDQVYDAYRKKELPKTREEFENRAQLFQFLQMFQSFIEIKVEFAKQQIENK, encoded by the coding sequence ATGAAAATTGGATTACGAACAGTTAAAACCGCCGTGAGTGCAACCTTATCAATGATCGTTGCAGGAAGCTTGGGTCTATTATATCCTGCATCTGCTGGGATCATCTCTGTGTTGAGCGTTACCAATACCAAAAAAACCTCTTTATTGACAGGGCTGTATCGACTACTTTCTTTAGCCTTAGCCACAGCGATTGCGTATCTGTGCTTCTCTATTTTAGGGTTCAACGCCTTTGCGTTTGGTGTCTTTTTACTTTTATTTATTCCAGGAGCCGTTTATTTTAAGCTTTCAGATGGAATCGTAGTAAGTTCCGTTTTAGTGACGCAATATCTAGTTGAGCAAGATTTGTCATGGACGATTATTGGGAATGAATTTTTATTGATGACAATTGGAGTGGGTTTTGCGTTACTGATGAATTTATATATGCCGGATACAGAAAAGCGCTTAAAAGAAGATCAAGAAGTAATCGAAACGATGTTCCGTAAAATTTTGAATAATATGGCAGCTTATCTGAATCAACACGTTAAAGAGCGAGATCTATTTGAAAAGTGTAATGATTTGAAAGCCTTTATCAGAACAGGGGAAAATTGGGCGAAAAATCATGCTGAAAATCAATTAATTTCATCGAATCACTATTACATTGAGTATTTTACCATGAGGCGCCTTCAAAGCAATCATCTCAAAGATATGTTACGAATTCTTGAAAATATCACTGTTGAGCCAGAACAAGTAGGAAATATTCAAGAGTTATTACAATACACTGCCGAAACTTTTGCAGAAAATAATGATGGTCAAGAGATCTTAGATCGAATCGATCAAGTCTATGACGCGTATCGCAAAAAAGAATTGCCAAAAACGAGAGAAGAATTTGAAAATCGCGCACAATTGTTTCAGTTTTTACAAATGTTCCAATCTTTTATCGAAATCAAAGTGGAATTCGCTAAGCAGCAAATCGAAAACAAATGA
- a CDS encoding HD domain-containing protein has translation MTEKWREDQEYMSYVEDLLETEEVQRLGNYTQHVHSTRLDHSISVSYYSYKLAKKWNGDARATARAGLLHDLFYYDWRTTKFDEGSHAYMHPRIAVKNAEKLTELSDLERDIIIKHMWGATIAPPKYKESYIVTMVDKYCAVKEASEPMTNSVKAKWRQYFPRKQSV, from the coding sequence ATGACTGAAAAATGGCGTGAAGATCAAGAATATATGTCTTATGTGGAAGATTTATTGGAAACCGAAGAAGTACAGCGTTTAGGGAACTACACGCAGCATGTTCACTCAACTCGTTTAGATCATTCAATCAGTGTTTCTTATTATAGTTATAAATTAGCTAAAAAATGGAATGGTGATGCCAGAGCTACAGCTCGTGCGGGTCTGTTGCATGATTTGTTCTATTACGATTGGCGTACAACGAAGTTTGATGAGGGTTCTCATGCCTATATGCATCCAAGAATTGCGGTAAAAAATGCTGAGAAGTTAACTGAACTTTCAGACTTAGAACGAGATATTATCATCAAGCATATGTGGGGGGCAACAATTGCTCCGCCGAAATACAAAGAAAGCTACATTGTTACAATGGTAGACAAATATTGCGCTGTCAAAGAAGCATCTGAACCGATGACGAATTCAGTAAAAGCAAAATGGCGTCAATATTTTCCAAGAAAACAATCTGTATAA
- a CDS encoding MATE family efflux transporter codes for MKELTHGNPAKLIFFFTIPLLIGNIFQQFYNMADMIIVGQTLGKDALAAVGSTGSITFLIIGFAQGLTAGLSILTSQRFGGQDYRGVKKSFATGIIISGIVTIVLTALSLIFVRPMLVLMQTPTEIIDDAQIFISIIFAGIFAAMAFNLLSNIIRALGDSRTPLLFLIVASIINVVLDLILILNFHMGVAGAGIATVTAQIVSSLLCVIYIRWKIPNLQLRKKDFSIDKQEFRAHLNIALPMAFQSSIIAIGAIILQAALNSLGTDVVAAQAAAGKIEQFATQPMMSFGIAMATFTAQNYGAKKYKRILQGVNQCLVMSIGFSLLAGGIVVLFGQNLVTLFVSAKETEVLNLSQIYFNVNGSMYWLLAILFIIRYTLQGLGQSVIPTIAGIMELIMRSFAAIILTASLGFVGAALASPLAWAGSVIVLLASYFKAIKRLKHLEQEQLTERL; via the coding sequence TTGAAAGAATTAACACATGGCAATCCTGCTAAACTAATTTTTTTCTTTACGATTCCATTATTGATTGGCAATATTTTCCAGCAATTCTATAATATGGCGGACATGATTATTGTTGGGCAGACCCTCGGGAAAGACGCACTAGCAGCTGTTGGCTCAACTGGTAGCATTACGTTTTTAATCATCGGCTTTGCTCAAGGTTTGACGGCTGGCCTTTCTATCTTGACATCCCAACGCTTTGGTGGACAAGATTATCGTGGCGTAAAAAAAAGTTTTGCCACAGGCATCATTATTAGCGGAATCGTGACTATTGTTTTGACTGCCTTAAGTTTGATTTTTGTTCGTCCAATGCTAGTACTAATGCAAACACCAACTGAAATCATTGATGACGCTCAGATCTTCATTTCCATTATTTTTGCTGGAATTTTTGCGGCAATGGCTTTTAATCTGCTTTCCAACATAATTCGTGCATTAGGTGATAGTCGTACGCCTTTATTATTTTTGATTGTTGCTAGTATTATCAATGTGGTCTTAGATTTGATTTTGATCCTTAATTTCCATATGGGTGTTGCGGGAGCTGGTATTGCTACTGTCACGGCTCAAATTGTTTCAAGTCTCCTCTGCGTAATTTATATTCGCTGGAAGATCCCTAATCTTCAATTACGAAAAAAAGATTTTTCTATTGATAAACAAGAGTTTCGAGCACATTTAAATATTGCGTTACCCATGGCCTTTCAATCATCAATCATCGCGATTGGTGCTATTATTTTACAAGCAGCGCTTAATAGTTTAGGTACTGATGTTGTTGCAGCCCAAGCAGCAGCGGGAAAAATCGAGCAATTTGCTACCCAACCGATGATGTCCTTTGGTATTGCCATGGCAACTTTTACTGCACAAAATTATGGTGCGAAAAAATATAAGCGTATTTTACAAGGGGTTAATCAATGTTTGGTTATGAGTATTGGCTTTAGTCTTTTAGCAGGCGGCATCGTTGTTCTCTTTGGTCAAAATTTAGTGACCCTTTTTGTTAGTGCAAAAGAAACTGAGGTCTTAAACCTTTCTCAAATTTACTTCAATGTCAACGGCAGTATGTATTGGTTATTGGCGATCTTATTCATTATTCGTTACACCTTACAAGGACTTGGACAAAGTGTTATCCCAACAATAGCTGGTATCATGGAGTTGATTATGCGTTCATTTGCAGCAATTATTTTAACTGCCTCTCTAGGCTTTGTTGGAGCTGCTTTAGCGTCTCCACTTGCTTGGGCTGGTTCTGTGATCGTTTTGTTAGCTTCCTATTTCAAGGCAATCAAGCGATTGAAGCACTTAGAACAGGAACAACTGACCGAAAGGCTATAA
- a CDS encoding voltage-gated chloride channel family protein produces the protein MERKLNMPIKISIYMFKWLLIASLIGVVMGTLSAFFLKSLDAVTQIRLDNPWLLFLLPVSGAIFAFLYKKYGGNAIRGNNLVIDQANGEQENIPLRLIPLTLFGTITTHLFGGSVGREGTAVQMGGATANAIGQLFRLEKIEREIVIISGISAGFSSVFGTPLAGTIFGLEVLVIGRLRSDGLFPSFFAAFFANFVTDSFGVTHTHYNMGQIPNWSSLLFVKIMVAGVCFGVVGWLFSRSIVWVKKVYAHWFENVVLRNFIGGAIVVAAVFVLQTQRYLGLSLPLLKDAFEGTNHWFDFLGKLFFTVLSLGAGYQGGEVTPLFEIGATLGSSLAFVLHLSVPFLAGLGFIGVFSGATNTPVACFIMGIELFGSEAALFFFMICLISYMCSGNAGIYSAQKIETEKGNLFLPILTYWQDRKKK, from the coding sequence GTGGAACGCAAATTAAATATGCCGATAAAAATCAGTATTTATATGTTCAAATGGCTACTGATTGCATCCTTGATCGGAGTTGTAATGGGGACGTTATCTGCTTTTTTTCTAAAAAGCTTAGATGCAGTAACACAGATCAGATTAGATAACCCTTGGCTATTATTTTTATTACCGGTCAGTGGGGCCATTTTTGCTTTTTTATATAAAAAGTACGGAGGAAATGCCATACGAGGCAATAATCTTGTCATTGATCAAGCGAATGGTGAACAAGAAAATATCCCGTTGCGTTTGATTCCGTTGACCTTGTTCGGCACCATTACGACACATCTATTTGGTGGGTCTGTTGGGCGTGAAGGGACAGCTGTTCAAATGGGCGGAGCTACAGCAAATGCTATAGGTCAGCTTTTTCGTTTGGAAAAGATTGAACGAGAAATTGTGATCATAAGTGGGATTAGTGCGGGCTTTAGTTCTGTTTTTGGGACGCCTTTAGCAGGAACAATCTTTGGTTTGGAAGTCTTGGTAATCGGTCGTTTAAGGTCAGATGGCCTTTTTCCAAGTTTTTTTGCGGCCTTCTTTGCTAATTTTGTAACGGACTCATTTGGTGTAACACACACACACTACAACATGGGTCAAATACCAAATTGGTCTTCGCTGTTATTCGTTAAAATAATGGTCGCAGGCGTTTGCTTTGGGGTGGTTGGCTGGTTATTCAGCCGTTCGATTGTTTGGGTCAAAAAGGTCTACGCACACTGGTTTGAAAATGTTGTTTTACGAAACTTTATAGGTGGAGCGATAGTTGTAGCGGCTGTTTTTGTATTGCAAACACAACGTTACCTTGGACTAAGTTTGCCGTTATTAAAAGATGCCTTTGAAGGCACTAATCATTGGTTTGACTTTCTTGGAAAGTTATTCTTTACAGTGTTATCATTAGGTGCAGGTTATCAAGGTGGAGAAGTGACGCCGTTGTTTGAAATTGGTGCGACATTAGGAAGTAGTTTAGCGTTCGTGTTACATTTGTCAGTTCCGTTTTTAGCTGGCTTAGGTTTTATTGGTGTTTTTTCTGGAGCGACCAATACGCCGGTTGCCTGTTTTATCATGGGAATCGAGTTGTTTGGGAGTGAAGCTGCATTATTCTTTTTTATGATTTGTTTGATTAGTTATATGTGTTCTGGCAATGCTGGAATTTATTCCGCTCAAAAAATCGAAACCGAAAAAGGCAATTTATTTTTACCGATTTTGACCTATTGGCAAGATAGAAAAAAGAAATAA
- a CDS encoding UPF0223 family protein: MKDYQYPLDLDWTTDEMVIVTNLWSAVEQANETGIDTGTFLKTYQQFKTVVKSIGEEKRLGNEFQKASGYSLYRTVQQAKKQESGRLKLGAD, from the coding sequence ATGAAAGATTATCAATACCCTTTAGACTTAGATTGGACAACTGATGAAATGGTGATCGTAACCAATTTGTGGTCAGCGGTCGAACAAGCAAATGAAACTGGGATCGATACAGGCACTTTTTTAAAGACCTATCAACAATTTAAAACGGTTGTTAAAAGTATTGGCGAAGAAAAGCGTTTAGGAAATGAGTTTCAAAAAGCATCAGGATACTCATTATATCGAACCGTTCAACAAGCTAAAAAACAGGAATCAGGTAGATTGAAACTAGGAGCTGATTAA